In Mytilus edulis chromosome 13, xbMytEdul2.2, whole genome shotgun sequence, a single window of DNA contains:
- the LOC139502357 gene encoding uncharacterized protein, with protein MSFKDLLSLLPEVTSHRYYAALSHSKKIGPALPIPEKKLHRQKLDPERLDSFLDFITSSHVVRDLPFGEKKLKFSDGTVHNLPNVVRCMGSADIIQQYKAYCQENEILLLGQPSNSQYYPRCYG; from the exons ATGTCCTTCAAGGACTTACTGTCTCTACTACCAGAAGTAACATCTCATCGCTACTATGCTGCTCTCAGTCATTCAAAGAAAATAGGGCCAGCACTTCCAATTCCTGAGAAAAAATTGCATCGACAAAAATTAGATCCTGAAAGATTAGACTCATTCTTAGATTTCATTACATCCAGTCATGTTGTCCGTGATCTACCTTTTGGGGAAAAAAAACTGAAGTTTTCAGATGGAACAGTCCACAATTTACCTAACGTTGTACGTTGCATGGGTTCAGCAGACATAATACAGCAGTACAAAGCATACTGTCAGGaaaatgaaattttacttttag GACAGCCAAGTAACAGCCAGTATTATCCAAGATGTTATGGATAA